A region of the Azospirillum sp. B510 genome:
GTTCCAGTCCTGGGCCAGCCCGTTCAGGAACTTCAGCAGGGCGCCCGGCCGTTCGGGGAACTGGAAGCGGTAGAGCCGCTCGTCCTTCAGGCCGCGGACCCGGCCGCCGACCATGTAGCGCACATGGAGCTTGGCCATCTCGTTGTCGCTCATGTCGAGCACCGGACAGTTCAGACCTTGCAGCAGCTCGATGATCTGGCGCTTTTCGGCGTCGCCCTCGGTCAACTGCACGCCGACGAAGATCTGCGCCTCGCGCTCGTCGGCGTAGCGGTAATTGAATTCGGTGATCGACCGCTTGCCGAGCGCCTGGATGAACTGGCGGTAGGCGCCGGGCCGTTCCGGGATGGTGACGGCGAGCAGCGCCTCGCGCCGTTCGCCGATCTCCGCCCGTTCGGCGATGTGACGCAGCCGGTCGAAATTCATGTTGGCGCCGCTGCCGATGGCGACCAGCCCCTTGCCCTGCAACCGCTCGCGCCCGGCGTATTTCTTCAGCCCGGCCAGACCGACCGCGCCCGACGGTTCGGTGATGGCGCGGGTGTCCTCGAAGATGTCCTTGACGGCGGCGCAGATCTCGTCGGTGTTGACGGTGATGACCTCGTCCAGCAGCTCGCGGCACAGCCGGAAAGTCTCGGTTCCGACCTGACGGACGGCGACGCCATCGGCGAACAGCCCGACCTGATCGAGCTGGACGCGGTCCCCGGCGGCGATGGCCTTGGCCATGCTGGCGGCATCGTCCGGCTCGACCCCGATCACCTTGACGTCGGGGCGCAGGAACTTGACATAGGCGGCGATGCCGGCGGCCAGCCCGCCGCCGCCGATCTGCACGAAGATGGCGTCGAGCGGCTGCGGATGCTGGCGCAGGATCTCCATGCCGACGGTGCCCTGGCCGGCGATCACGTCGGGATCGTCATAGGGATGGATGAAGGTCAGCCCCTTCTCCGCCTCGATCTGGCGGGCATGGAGATAGGCGTCGTCGAACAGGTCGCCATGCAGCACGACCCGGCCGCCGCGGCTCTTGACCGCCTGGACCTTGATGGCCGGCGTGGTGCGCGGCATCACGATCACCGCCTTGATACCCAGCTTCTGCGCCGCCAGCGCCACGCCCTGGGCATGGTTGCCGGCCGAGGCGCAGACCACCCCGCGCTCCCGCTGCTCCGGGGCCAGGCCGACCATCTTGTTGTAGGCGCCGCGCAGCTTGAAGGAGAAGACGGGCTGGAGATCCTCGCGTTTCAGCAGGGCCTTGTTGTTCAGGCGCTGGGACAGCCGCGGCATCGGATCGAGCGGACTCTCGATCGCGACGTCATAGACACGCGCGGTGAGGATCTTGCGGACATACTCGTGCATCGACTTCGGGCCTTCTGCGACAGGGGGCGGCAGCATATCAGAGCCGGCGGTTTATGACTCCTGAACCGCGCGGAAGGCGAGAGGAACCGCGACGCGCATCACCTCGATGAAGCGGCGCAGGCGGGCGGGCTGGTGGCGGGCCGGCGGATAGACCAGATGGACCGGCAGGGCGGCGGCCCGCCAGTCCGGCGCCAGATGGACGAGACGCCCCGCCGCCAGATCCTCCACCAGCGCCCATTGCGAACCGATGGCGGCCCCCAGCCCGAGCAGCGCCGCGTTGCGGATCGCCTGCAACCCGTCGGTGGACAGGCGCGGCCGGATCGCGAAGCTGGCGGTCTCACCGGTCGTGGCATGGGTCAGCATCACCTCGTCGCGGTAGAAGGTGCGCAACGCCAGCCAGGGCAGCTCCGCCAGCTCATCGGGGTGCCGGGGCGGTGGCCGTCCATCGAGCATGAGGGGAGAGGCGACGGCGATTCGCGGCACCTCCGCCACCCGCAAGGCGACGACCGAGGGATCGGCGACCTCGCCGACACGGATGGCGCAGTCGATGCCCTCGGCGATGAAGTCCGGCATGCGGTCGTGCAGAAGCCATTCCACCGTCATGCCCGGATAGCGGCGCAGATAATCGACCACTGGTCCGATCAACTGCTGCTGTCCGAAGGCGTGCGGCGCCACCACCCGCAGATGACCGGACGGCTGGTCGTCGGCCCCGCGGACGTCGCTTTCCAGGATTTGCCAGCCGGCGAGCAGATCCTTGGCCCGCTCGTAACAGCGGGTCCCGTCCTCCGTCAGGCTCATCCGGTGGGTGGAGCGCTGGAGCAACCGCACGCCCAGCATCCGCTCCAGCAATTGCAAGCGGCGGCTGACCGTCGGCTGGGTGCTGCCCAGCAACGCCGCCGCCGCCGACAGGCTGCCGGACTCGACGATGCGGACGAAGGTCTCCAGCAGGGCGATGCGGTCGCTGCCGGCGGCTGTCAGGTCAAGTTTCATACGCTCAGCGTATAACAAATCTACCGCCGTTCCGGCTACCGTCTCGTGAGGCACGCCGCCATACTCGCGCTCAACAACGTCATGGATGTCCCTGCGGGGACTGAACAGAGGGTCGGACGATGTCATCCATTCAAGAAGCGCATGAAGGTCCGGTGGTCCTGGCGCCCGCCCGCGAGAGCGGGATAAGCCGGCCTTTGGTCTTCCTGCTGGCCACCGGCGCCGGTCTGGCGGCGGCGGCGCTCTATTACAGCCAGCCGATGCTGGGGGTGCTCGGCGCCGAGATCGGTGCCGCGGACCGGACCGTCGGCTGGGTGCCGACGCTGACGCAGCTGGGATACGCCTTCGGGCTGCTTCTGCTGGCGCCGCTGGGCGACCGCTTCGACCGCCGCCGCATCATCCTGGCGAAGGTGGCTGTGCTGGCCGCCGCCCTGCTGGGGGCGGGCATCGCCCCCTCCATCGGCGGGCTGCTGGCGGCCAGTCTGGTGATCGGCCTGTCGGCGACGCTGGCCCAGGACATCGTTCCCGCCGCCGCGACGCTGGCTCCGGCGGAGCATCGCGGCCGGGTGGTCGGCACGGTGATGACCGGCCTGCTGCTGGGAATCCTGCTGTCGCGGGTGGTCAGCGGCGCCATCGCCGAGCAGTTCGGCTGGCGGGCGGTCTTCATCGCCGCCGCCGGCAGCATCGCCCTGCTGGGGGCGGCGCTGTGGCGCGGGCTGCCGCGCTTCGCGCCGACGACCGACCTCGGCTATGGCCAATTGCTGGGATCGCTGGTCACCCTGTTCGCCCGTCATCCGGGTCTGCGCCGGGCGGCGGTGGCGCAGGGACTGCTGTCGCTGGGCTTCAGCGCCTTCTGGTCGACGCTGGCGGTGATGCTGCACGCCAACTTCCAACTGGGTGCCGCGGCGGCGGGCGCCTTCGGGCTGGCCGGTGCCGCCGGTGCGCTGGCGGCACCTCTGGCCGGGGGCATCGCCGACCGCCATGGGCCGGCGCTGGTGACCCGGCTGGGCGCCGGTCTGGCCGCGCTGTCCTTCGCCGCCATGGCCCTGTCGCCGCTGTTGCCCGAGGGTGGCCGCCTGTGGCTGCTGGTGGCGAGCGCCATCGGCTTCGACCTCGGCGTCCAGGCCTCGCTGATCGCCCATCAGACCATCATCTACGCCATCGATCCGCCCGCCCGCAGCCGCCTGAACGCGGTGCTGATGGTCGGCATGTTCATCGGCATGTCGGCCGGCGCGACGCTGGGCAGCCAGGCCCTGGCCGCCTGGGGCTGGAACGGCGTGGTCGCCGTCGCCACCGCCGCCTCGGCCGCCGCCCTGCTCCTGCGGCTCCGCACCCGGATCGACCGTTAAGCGCCGTTCCGTCCTTCACCCGAAAGCCCCCGGCCTTATGCGACATCGCATAGGGTCGGGGGCTTTCGTCTTGTCCGGCATCCTGAACATCCCGGCATTGGAGCAATCATATAGTTCTATATAGAACTTGTTGACCGCGGCACCGATATGCGACAGGATGGCTGTGGGAGGAAACGATGCCACAGCGTGATTCTGCCTCTGCCCAACCGTCCGACCGGCGGTTGCCGGCCTATCTGCAACTGCGCGATGCGCTGGCCGCCCGCGTGGCGCATGGCGAATGGGGGCCCGACTCCGCGCTGCCGTCGGAAAACCAGTTGACGGCCGAAACCGGCCTGTCGGTCGGCACCGTCCGCAAGGCGATCCAGACCCTGGTCGACGAGGGGCTGCTCGAACGGCGCCAGGGATCGGGAACCTATTTGCGCAAGCGGGCCTTCAACGCCTCGCTGTTCCGTTTCTTCGCGGTCCAGTCCGCCGACGGCGCGGCGACGATCCCGCCCAGCCGCATCATCGCCCGCGCCATGGCGGCGGCACCGCCGGCCGTCGCCGTCATTCTCGGCACGGCCGATTGCATCCGTCTCGACCGTCTGCGCGGCCAGTCCGGCGCCCTGCTGCTGTCGGAGGAGATCTGGCTGCCGCGCGCCCGGTTCGAGGGCATCGACGGGCTGGACGATTCCCAGTTCGGCCCGCTGCTCTATCCGCTCTATTTCGAACGCTTCGGCGTCTTCATCGCCAGCGCCGTCGATGACGTGAGCTTCGCCCCGGCCTCCCCGGACATCGCGGCACGGCTTGGACTGGCGGCGGGGGCGCCGACCGCCGTGATCGAGCGCACCGCCTATACCGTGGACGGCGGCGCGGTCGAATGGCGCATCGCCCAAGGCCCGGCCGACCGTTTCCGTTACCGCAGCCGCCTGGGCTGACCCGCGGCGCCGGAGCGGTTCTCCCGGCGTCCTCCTTCCTCCTGTCCTGTCTTCTCCCGCCCCGTGACCGCAAGGCTGCGGAGGCCGCTCCCTCCTTGCCTGCCGTCTGCATGGACCGACGAATGACCGCACAGACCCCCATCCGGGGCATCGACACGCATGCCCACATCTTCCGCCCGGATCTGCCGATGGCCGCCGGCCGGCGCTACAGCCCGGCCTACGCGGCGGAGCTGTCCAACTGGTTCGCCTTGCAGGACGGCGCCGGCATCAGCCACGGCGTGCTGATCCAGCCCAGCTTCCTCGGCACCGACAACGGCTTCATCGAGGCGGCGCTCGGCGCCTTTCCCGAGCGGCTGCGCGCGATCGCCGTCGTCGATCCCGCCGTCGCGGAGGCGGAGCTGGACCGGCTCGGCGCCCTCGGTTTCGTCGGGGTCCGGCTGAATCTCGTCGGCCGCGCGCTGGAGGATTACACGGCGCCCCCTTGGCGGGACTTCCTCCGCCGCCTCGCCGCCCGCCGCTGGCAGGTCGAGATCCAGCGCCGCTTCGACGATCTCGCCGCCTTCGTCCCCGCCATCGCCGCTTCCGGCGTGACCGTGGTGATCGATCATTTCGGCCTGCCCCAGGGCGGCATCGATCCGGCCAACCCCGGCCATGCCGCCTTCCTCGACGTGCTGCGGCGGACGCCGGCCGTCTGGGTCAAGCTGTCCGCCCCCTATCGCGCCGGCCTGACGCCGGACCTGGCGGCCCGCAGCCTCGATCTGCTGCGCGAGGCCTGCGGCGGCTCCCATCGCTTCGTCTGGGGCAGCGACTGGCCCCATACCCAGCACGAGGCGGAGACCGGCTATGACGCCCAGATGGCCCGGCTCCAGGCGCTGATCCCCGACCGGGCGGAGCGGACCCGGATCCTGACCGGGAATCCGGCGGCGCTTTTCCAATTTTCCTGAATTTCCAATCGGGCCCGATCCTTCAACGGGCCCGAAAATCCACCAAGGGAGCCCCCCCGTGAGCCTTGTCGTCGTGTTGGCGATCGCCCTGGCCGTCTATCTCGGCTATGTGACCAAGATCAACATCGGCCTGTTCGCCATCGCCTTCGCCTATCTTATCGGCTGTTTCGGGCTGGGGATGAAGCCGGGCGCCGTGGTCGATCTGTGGCCCCTGAAGATCTTCTTCGTCATCTTCTCGGTCTGCCTGTTCTACAGCTTCGCCCTTGTCAACGGCACGCTGGAGAAGCTGGCCGAGCACATGCTCTACCGCTGCCGCGGCATCCCCTGGGTGCTGCCCTATGCCATCCTGGTCACGGCGACGCTGATCGCCGCGATGGGGGCCGGCTATTACACCGTCCTGGCCTTCATGGCGCCGCTCACGCTGATCCTGTGCCGGCGGACCGGGCTGGACATGGTGCTGGGGGCGATGGGCGCCAATTACGGCGCGCTGGCCGGCGCGAATTTTATGTCGAGCCAGAGCGGCATCATCTTCCGTGGGCTGATGACGGCGAACGGCACCAGTGAGGCCGACGCCTTCCTCTACAGCGCGGTCATCTTCGCCGCGACGCTGATCATCCCGTTCCTCGTCATCACCGTGATGCTCTTCCTGTTCGGCGATCACCGTTCCCTGAACACGGCGATGGCCGACAGCGCGCGGCCGGAGCCGCTCGACGGCCGGCAGCGCAAGACGCTGGCGCTCACGCTGGCGATGATGGCGCTGGTGCTGCTCGGCCCGGTGCTGCAACTGGCGCTGCCGGCGAACGCCACCATCGCCGCCCTGAATTCCAAGATCGACATCGGGCTGATCGCCGGGACCTTTTCCGTCATCGCCCTGCTGCTGAAGCTCGGCGACGAGCGCAAGGCCATCGCCTCGGTGCCGTGGTCGACGCTGATCATGATCTGCGGCATGGGCATGCTGATCTCGGTGGCGATCAAGGCGGGGACCATCGCGGTGCTGGCGGCGTGGCTCGGCGGCAGCATCCCGGCCTGGCTGCTGCCCGTGGTGTTCGGCGTGGTCGCCGCCATCATGTCGCTGTTCTCCAGCACGCTGGGCGTGGTGACGCCGACGCTGTTCCCGCTGGTGCCGGCGCTGGCGGCCAGCCTGTCGGTCAGCCCGGTGCTGCTGTTCACGGCGATCGTCGTCGGCTCGCAGGCGACCTCGATCTCGCCCTTCTCGTCCGGCGGCAGCCTGGTCCTCGGCTCCGCCCCGGACGAGGAGACCCGCGGCGGGCTGTTCACCCGGCTGCTGTTCCGCGCCGCCCCCGTCGGCGTCGTCGCGGCGGTGCTGATGAACATCGTGCTGACCTTCGTGCTTTGAGTGACCGTCCCCGAAGGGCGCGCGGATGCCGCGCCCTTCCCCCGTCTTTCGGCTGGCATTTCCGGCGGCGATCGGAGAGCTTCTTCGCCTCCGGCCGGCGGGGCCGGGGAGCTTGCGCGGGGGGAGTGTCATGGACAGCGCCGTTGAAACCTATCTGCGCCGGATGGCGGAAATCCGCGGAACCGGGGCGGCGGCGGGCGAGACCTCCTATTACGGCGCGCTTGAAACCCTGCTCAACGAGATCGGCAGGACGCTGAAGCCCAGGGTCATGTGCAACGGGCAGATCCGCAACCAGGGCGCCGGGCATCCCGATTTCGGCCTGTACACGCAGGACCAGTGCGCCAAGGGCGAACCGAAGAAGGGCCAGGGCGAGACGCCGGAACGCGGCGTCATCGAGGTGAAGGCGGCCAGCGACGACAGCTGGCAGACCGCCGACGGCGATCAGGTGTCGAAATACTGGAAGCGCTACGGCCTCGTCCTCGTCACCAACTACCGGCAGTTCATCATCCTGGGCACCGGCGACCGCGGCCAGCCGGCGAAGCTGGAGAGCTTTTCCCTGTTCGACACCGAGGTCGCGTTCTGGGAGGCGACGCGCAAGCCGAGAATGGTCGGCCCGGAGCAACGGACCCGCTTCGTCGAGTTCCTGCGCCGCGCGCTGCTGCTCAAGGCGCCGATCACCACCGCCCGCGATCTGGCGTGGCTGCTGGCGTCCTACGCGCGCGAAGCCCTGGCGCGGGTCGAGGCGGCGGAGCTGCCCGCGCTCGCCATCCTGCAAACGGCGCTCGAACAGGCGTTGGGGATGAGGTTCGAGGGAGCGAAGGGCCATCACTTCTTCCGCTCCACCCTGGTCCAGACCCTGTTCTACGGCGTGTTCTCCGCCTGGGTGATGTGGTCGCGCCAGCAGCCGCCGGGAAGCAAGGCGCTGTTCGACTGGAAGAGTGCCGGCTGGTCGCTGCATGTGCCGATGGTGCGCAACCTGTATGACCAGGTGGCGCAGCCGAGCCGGCTCGGGCCGCTCGGCCTGACCGAGGTGCTGAACTGGACCGGCGACGCGCTGGCCCGCGTCGACCGTCCGGCCTTCTTCTCCGCCTTCGATGCCGGGCAGGCGGTGCAGTATTTCTACGAGCCGTTCCTTGCCGCCTTCGACCCGGAACTGCGCAAGGATCTCGGCGTCTGGTACACGCCGCCGGAGGTCGTCACCTATATGGTCGAGCGGGTCGACCGGGTGCTGCGCGGCGAACTCGGCGTCAAGGCCGGGCTGGCGGATCCCAGGGTCCATGTGCTTGATCCGTGCTGCGGCACCGGGTCCTTCGTGATCGCGGTGCTCGACAAGATCAGGCGCAACCTCGCCGAGGGCGGGGCCGGGGCGCTGACGGCCTTGCGGCTGAAGGAGGCGGCGACCGAGCGGGTGTTCGGATTCGAGATCATGCCGGCGCCCTTCGTCATCGCCCATTGGCAGATCGGCTTCTTCCTGGCGGCGCTCGGCGTGCCGCTGGACGGCGCCACGGGGGAGCGTGCCGCCGTCTATCTCACCAACGCGCTGACCGGCTGGGAACCGCCGGCCGAGCCGAAGACCCGCCTGCTGTTCCCGGAGCTGGAGGCGGAACGCGACGCCGCCGACCATGTGAAGCGGGAGGTGCCGATCCTGGTCATTCTCGGCAACCCGCCCTACAACGCCTTCGCCGGCACCAGCCCGCCGGGCGAGGATGGGCTGGTCGCCCCCTACAAGGAGGGGCTGGCCAAGGTCTGGGGCATCCGCAAATTCAACCTCGACGACCTTTATGTGCGCTTCCTGCGGCTGGCCGAACGCCAGATCGGCGAGCGGGCGGACGAGGGCGTCGTCTGCTACATCACCAACCATTCCTATATCGGCGATCCGTCCTATGTCGTCGCCCGCCAGCGGCTGCTGACCGGTTTCGACCGCATCTGGATCGACGGGCTGAACGGCGACAGCCGGGAAACCGGAAAGCTGACGCCGGACGGCAAGCCCGACCCGTCGGTCTTCTCGACCGAGTTCAACCGCGAGGGCATCCGCGCCGGCACGGCGGTCGGCCTGTTCGTCCGCACCGCCCGGCACGACCCGCCCAAAATCCTCTACCGCGATTTCTGGGGAACGGCGAAGCGGGAGGAATTGGCGGCCAGCCTGGACAGCACGGCCTTCGATGCGGCCTACGGCGTCGCGGTTCCGGAGCCGGGCAACCGCTTCTCGTTCCGTCCGGTCAGCGGCGGCGCCGACAGAGAGAACTGGGCGTCGCTTGTCGAGTTCGGCTCAATCCAGCCTTTGAATGGTCTGATGGAAAAGCGTGGCGGCGCGCTGATCGATATCGATCAGGCGAAGCTGTCCGCGAGGATGAGGGCCTACTTCGACCCCGGCCATGATTTCGACACCCTTCTGTCTGGCGGCCACCCGCTTTGCGTCGACGCGGCGCGGTTCGAGGCCCGAACCGCCAGACCGAAGATCCTGGCCGCCGAGACATACGATCCTGCGAATGTCGTCCGCTATATGATCCGCCCATTTGATGACAGGTTTGCCTATTACTGCAAAACCCGCCCCCTCTGGAACGAGCCAAGGCCGAAGTTATGGGATCAGTTTAATAAGAAGAATGCCTTCATCGTCTCCCGTCCAGCCCGTGTCGCCGAGCCGGAGGGCATTCCCATAGTTTATACGTCTTGCCTCGGCGACAATGACGCGCTGAGGGGGCATGCCTATTACATGCCCATCCATATCGTCTCGAAAAGTGATGGGTTCCTGCCCGAGGAATTGAAGGCGAACCTGTCGGAGAGGATGAAGGACTATCTGGTAAAGATCGGCTTCCCGGCCTCTGAAATCGAGAGCGTGGCTGGCCCGCTTCCGTGGATGCATGCGCTTGCGGTTGTGGCCGCGCCGAAATATCTGGAGGAGAATCAGGGGGAACTGCAAGGAAATTGGCCGCGTGTGCCGCTGCCCTCGACCAGGGCGGGGCTGGAGGCGTCGGCGGCGCTGGGCGCGCGGCTCGCGGCCCTGCTCGACACCGAAACAGCGGTGGACGGCGTGGACGCCTTCCCCCTCGATCCGCTCTATCTCCCCTTCGGCGTGATCAGCCGGGCCGGGGGCGGGGTGCTCAGGGCGGCCGATCTCGCCGTGACCGCCGGCTGGGGGCGCGCGGACACCAACGGCGTCATGCCGGGCCGGGGCAGGTTGACGGCCCGCGCCGCCTATGATCCCGCCACCGAGGCGGCGATCCGCAAGGCGCTGGCGAACGCCGCGTTGCCGGCCACCCTGCTGGACCGGCTCGGCCCGCCGGTCGATGTGCATCTGAACGAGGCGGCCTATTGGGCCGATGTTCCGACCGCCGTCTGGGACTACCGGATCGGCGGCTATCAGGTGATCAAGAAATGGCTGTCCTACCGGGAGCGGTCGGTGCTGGGCCGCGACCTGACCATGGACGAGCTGGAGTATGTCACCGCCATGGTCCGCCGCCTCACCGCCATCATCCTGATGGAGCCGGCCCTCGACGCCAATTACCGCAAGGCCGGCAGCGACGCCTTCGCCTGGACGGCGGCGTCCTGAACGCCGCCGGACCGCTCCGCTGACACCGGCGACCACCGCTTACCCGAGCAGCGCCGTCACCTCCGCCAGCGTCGGCGCCGAATCGGCCGCCCCGGCGCGGGTGGTGGCGAGCGCGCCGCAGGCGGAGGCGAAGCGTACGGCGGCGGCCAGATCGTCGCCGCGCGCCAGGGCGAAGGCCAGACCGCCGTTGAAGCAGTCGCCCGCCGCCACCGTGTCGATCGGGTTCACCGGGAAGGGCGGCAGATAGCCCTGCTGGCCCGGCCCCCGGTAATAGAGGCCCTTGCCCCCCATCTTGACGATGGCGATCGACAGGCCGCACCCGATCAGCCGGTCGGCGGCGGCGGCGGCCTCCTCCGGGCTGGTCGGCCGCAGCCCGACCAGGGATTCGGTCTCGGTCTCGTTGGGGGTCATGGCGTCGACCGCCTGGAAGACCTCCGCCGCCAGCCCGCCGCGCGGCGCCGGGGCGGGGTCGAGGATGACGCGCCCGCCACCGGCCCGCACCGCCGCCGCCGCCGCCAGACCGGCGGCGAGCGGGGTCTCCAGCTGAAGCAGCAGGATGGCGGAGGACGCGAACAGCGGGGCGGCCCGCGCGGCATCCTCGGCGCTCACCGCCATGTTGGCGCCGCCGACGACGGTGATGCAGTTCTCGCCCGAGGCTTCGACGCCGATCACCGCGATGCCGGTGGGATGGTCCGGATCCGCCGACAGATGGCTGGTCCGCACGCCGAAGCCGGCCAGCCGGCCGCGCGCCATCTCGCCGAAGGCGTCGTCGCCGGTGCGGCCGACCATCTCGACCTGACCGCCCAGACGGGCGGCGGCGGCGGCCTGGTTGGCGCCCTTGCCGCCCAGCCCCATGGCGTAGCCGCCGCCATGCACGGTCTCGCCCGGACGGGGCAGCCGGTCGGAATAGGCGCAGACGTCGATGTTGACGCTGCCGAAGACGGTGATGGGGCGGCCGATGAAGGAAGGGGTCTTGGTCATGAAAGCCTCTCGCGGGGCCGCCCGACCGAGGCGCGCAGCACGAGGTCGGGCGGCAGGGACAGCAGGTCCGGCAGGGGCCGGCCGTCTTCCAGATGGTCGATCAGAAGCTCCGCCGCGCGGGCGCCCAGCAGGTCCGCCGACTGGCGGATGGTGGACAGCGGCGGGGTGAGATAGGCGGCCAGTTCGATGTCGTCATAGCCCAGAACCGACAGCCGGCCGGGAACCGGCAGCCCGCGCTCGGCGGCGGCGCGCAGCACGCCGGCCGCCATCAGGTCGTTGAAGGCGAAGACCGCCTCCGGCGCCTGTCCGGCGTCGAGCAGGGCGGCCGCGGCGGCATAGCCGCCGGCGATGGTCAGGTCGGCCTCGCGCAGCAGCGCGGGATCAAGCGTCAGCCCGGCCCGGCCCAACTCCTCGACGAAGCCGGCCAGCCGGGCGCGGGAACGCGGATGGCGCCCCGGCCCGGTGACGCAGGCGATGCGGCGGAATCCGCGCTCCGCCAGCAGCCGGGCGGCCAGCCGCCCGCCCATCACCGAATCGTCGGTCACCGCGCAGGCGCCCGGACGCGGATCGGTGTCGAGCAGCAGCAGCGGCAGGCCGGGCGCGCGGGCCTGGACATCGTCGAGAAAGCCGGGATCGGCGTTGCTGGTCATCACCGCCAACCCGTCGATCCGCCGGTTGTGCAGCGCCTCGAAGGCGCGGAGCTGCCTGCCCGGCACGTCGTCGGTGTTGCACAGGATCAGGCTGTAGCCGCGGTCGGAACTGACCGTCTCCAGCCCATGGATGACATGGGCGAAGAAGGGGTTGGAGCTGGCGGTGACGATCATCCCCAGCGTGCGGGTGCGGTTGCCCTTCAGCGCGCGGGCGATGCCGTTCGGCATGTAGCCCAGCCG
Encoded here:
- a CDS encoding LacI family DNA-binding transcriptional regulator; this encodes MVTIRDVAREAGVSMSTVSHVINATRFVAPETERLVRAVIDRLGYMPNGIARALKGNRTRTLGMIVTASSNPFFAHVIHGLETVSSDRGYSLILCNTDDVPGRQLRAFEALHNRRIDGLAVMTSNADPGFLDDVQARAPGLPLLLLDTDPRPGACAVTDDSVMGGRLAARLLAERGFRRIACVTGPGRHPRSRARLAGFVEELGRAGLTLDPALLREADLTIAGGYAAAAALLDAGQAPEAVFAFNDLMAAGVLRAAAERGLPVPGRLSVLGYDDIELAAYLTPPLSTIRQSADLLGARAAELLIDHLEDGRPLPDLLSLPPDLVLRASVGRPRERLS
- the rbsK gene encoding ribokinase encodes the protein MTKTPSFIGRPITVFGSVNIDVCAYSDRLPRPGETVHGGGYAMGLGGKGANQAAAAARLGGQVEMVGRTGDDAFGEMARGRLAGFGVRTSHLSADPDHPTGIAVIGVEASGENCITVVGGANMAVSAEDAARAAPLFASSAILLLQLETPLAAGLAAAAAVRAGGGRVILDPAPAPRGGLAAEVFQAVDAMTPNETETESLVGLRPTSPEEAAAAADRLIGCGLSIAIVKMGGKGLYYRGPGQQGYLPPFPVNPIDTVAAGDCFNGGLAFALARGDDLAAAVRFASACGALATTRAGAADSAPTLAEVTALLG